A section of the Quatrionicoccus australiensis genome encodes:
- a CDS encoding DUF883 family protein, whose translation MVGGAGELIDQAGQVIAAEAGVVAGKARCMSAATRQYVHRNPWTIVGIAATAGLVIGALLSRR comes from the coding sequence ATGGTCGGCGGTGCCGGCGAACTCATCGATCAGGCCGGGCAGGTCATCGCGGCCGAAGCTGGCGTCGTTGCCGGCAAGGCACGCTGCATGTCGGCCGCGACCCGGCAGTACGTGCACCGCAATCCGTGGACCATCGTCGGCATTGCAGCGACCGCCGGCCTGGTCATCGGCGCCTTGCTCAGTCGACGCTGA
- a CDS encoding ABC transporter ATP-binding protein/permease — MIQFDRHLWRRFRVIAAPYWLHDEKWQARGLLLLLVLLLLGQTGFAVFFNEQTGEFTSALAARDEDRFWAAIRTCLAILVVGVPIYAFYYYVRDSLGLYWRRWLTRHFLGRYFANRAYYELNGSAEIDNPDQRVAEDIATFTQKSLQFLLVVIGALLQLIAFSGVLWSISRELVVFLIFYALAGTAITVLVFGKVLIGLNFYQLKREADFRFSLVRIRENAEAIAFYRGEVQESAQVGRHFNEAFSNFSKLIRVQLNLNLFQYGYSFMTVILPSAIIAGRVLAGELEVGRAIQAAGAFAAILGALTVIIDNFDSFSKFAAGIDRLHSFAHFLAGRGEPPPATAARIGFVDNPELIIEHLTLQTPNGERTLIRDLSLRIAPGQGVLIVGASGCGKSSLLRAIAGLWHTGSGRILRPDSDEMLFLPQRPYMLLASLRQQLLYPLQAREIGDEDLLALLQRVNLPNLAAHFGGLDAELDWAKVLSVGEQQRVAMARVLLAAPRYAILDEATSALDIANEDSLYRQLAASGTTLISIGHRPTILKYHPQVLELVGDGSWRLYAADDYRFNV, encoded by the coding sequence ATGATCCAGTTCGACCGGCATCTGTGGCGACGCTTTCGGGTCATCGCCGCCCCGTACTGGCTGCATGATGAAAAATGGCAGGCGCGCGGCCTGCTGCTCCTGCTTGTTCTCTTGCTGCTCGGCCAGACCGGCTTTGCCGTGTTCTTCAACGAGCAGACCGGCGAATTCACGTCGGCCCTCGCGGCGCGCGACGAGGACCGCTTCTGGGCGGCGATCCGTACCTGTCTCGCGATCCTGGTCGTCGGCGTGCCGATCTACGCTTTCTACTACTACGTGCGCGACTCGCTCGGCCTTTACTGGCGGCGCTGGCTGACCCGGCACTTTCTCGGCCGTTATTTCGCCAACCGCGCCTATTACGAGCTGAACGGCAGCGCCGAGATCGACAATCCCGACCAACGCGTCGCCGAGGACATCGCCACCTTCACCCAGAAGTCGCTGCAGTTCCTGCTGGTCGTGATCGGCGCGCTGCTGCAGCTGATCGCCTTTTCCGGCGTGCTGTGGTCGATCTCGCGCGAACTGGTGGTCTTCCTGATCTTCTATGCGCTGGCCGGCACGGCAATTACCGTACTCGTCTTCGGCAAGGTGCTGATCGGGCTCAATTTTTACCAGTTGAAGCGCGAGGCGGATTTTCGTTTCAGCCTGGTGCGCATTCGCGAAAACGCCGAGGCGATCGCCTTCTATCGCGGCGAGGTGCAGGAGTCGGCGCAGGTTGGCCGGCATTTCAACGAAGCCTTCAGCAATTTCAGCAAGCTGATCCGGGTGCAGTTGAACCTCAATCTCTTTCAGTACGGCTACAGCTTCATGACCGTCATCCTGCCCAGCGCGATCATCGCCGGCCGGGTGCTTGCCGGCGAGCTCGAAGTCGGCCGGGCGATCCAGGCGGCCGGTGCCTTCGCCGCGATTCTCGGCGCCCTGACCGTGATCATCGACAACTTCGACAGCTTCAGCAAATTCGCGGCCGGTATCGACCGCCTGCACAGCTTCGCGCACTTTCTCGCCGGCCGGGGCGAGCCGCCGCCGGCAACGGCTGCCCGCATCGGCTTTGTCGACAACCCGGAACTGATCATCGAGCACCTCACCCTGCAAACGCCGAACGGCGAACGCACGCTGATTCGCGATCTGTCGCTGCGTATCGCGCCGGGGCAGGGCGTGCTCATCGTTGGCGCCAGCGGCTGCGGCAAAAGCTCCTTGCTGCGCGCCATCGCCGGCCTCTGGCACACCGGCAGCGGCCGCATCCTGCGCCCGGATTCCGATGAAATGCTCTTTCTGCCGCAGCGTCCCTACATGCTGCTGGCCAGCCTGCGCCAGCAACTGCTTTACCCGCTGCAGGCGCGGGAAATCGGCGACGAGGATCTGCTCGCCCTGCTGCAGCGGGTCAATCTGCCCAATCTGGCGGCGCATTTCGGTGGGCTCGATGCCGAGCTTGACTGGGCCAAGGTGCTATCGGTCGGTGAGCAACAGCGTGTCGCGATGGCGCGCGTGCTGCTCGCTGCGCCGCGTTACGCGATTCTCGACGAGGCGACCAGCGCCCTCGACATCGCCAATGAAGACAGTCTCTACCGCCAACTGGCGGCGAGCGGCACGACGCTGATCAGCATCGGCCATCGTCCGACCATTCTCAAGTATCACCCGCAGGTGCTCGAGCTGGTCGGTGACGGCAGCTGGCGTCTGTATGCCGCTGACGATTACCGCTTCAATGTCTAG
- a CDS encoding BON domain-containing protein, which produces MNTKQFKLLGFSLILAAGLTACDKPGPAESAGKKLDETASDAGKKVSEATDKLDKKLSDAGSKTGTAIEDTEITTRVKTAFLAEPGLDSLKMTVDTVNGVVTLGGTVDTAALNDRAKTLAAGVSGVKNVVNHLTTTAGK; this is translated from the coding sequence ATGAACACCAAGCAATTCAAGCTACTCGGCTTTTCCCTGATCCTTGCCGCCGGACTCACCGCCTGCGACAAACCCGGCCCCGCCGAATCGGCAGGCAAAAAACTCGACGAGACGGCCAGCGATGCCGGCAAGAAAGTCTCCGAAGCAACCGACAAACTGGACAAAAAGCTGAGCGATGCCGGCAGCAAGACCGGCACCGCAATCGAGGACACCGAGATCACCACCCGCGTCAAGACGGCCTTCCTCGCCGAACCCGGGCTTGACTCCCTGAAGATGACCGTCGATACCGTCAATGGCGTCGTCACCCTGGGCGGCACGGTCGACACCGCTGCGCTCAACGACCGGGCCAAGACGCTGGCTGCCGGTGTCAGCGGCGTCAAGAACGTGGTCAATCACCTGACGACAACCGCTGGCAAATGA
- a CDS encoding DUF3309 family protein has protein sequence MTLGTILLIILVLMLLGAIPAWPHSRGWGYAPSGGIGLVVLVLVILVLTGRL, from the coding sequence ATGACACTGGGAACAATTCTGCTGATCATTCTTGTATTGATGCTGCTCGGCGCCATCCCCGCCTGGCCGCACAGCCGCGGCTGGGGTTACGCGCCAAGCGGCGGTATCGGGCTGGTTGTACTGGTGCTCGTCATCCTGGTCCTGACCGGCCGCCTCTAG
- a CDS encoding sll1863 family stress response protein → MENENIYQQKMAAQLKEWNAQIVLLEAKMGNVAADLRLHRTEELQALRLKQQAASEKMHELGRSTGAAWEQLKLTADKLWDDFRVGINAAQDKYK, encoded by the coding sequence GTGGAAAACGAAAACATCTATCAGCAGAAAATGGCAGCCCAACTCAAGGAGTGGAACGCCCAGATCGTTCTGCTCGAAGCCAAGATGGGCAACGTCGCCGCCGATCTTCGCTTGCACCGGACTGAGGAGCTGCAGGCACTCCGCCTGAAGCAGCAGGCCGCCTCCGAGAAAATGCACGAATTGGGCAGGTCGACCGGTGCCGCCTGGGAGCAGCTCAAACTGACCGCCGACAAACTCTGGGACGACTTCCGCGTCGGCATCAATGCCGCCCAGGACAAGTACAAGTAA
- a CDS encoding lipopolysaccharide assembly protein LapA domain-containing protein, producing MNLKLILVLTLSVLAVLFIAQNVAIVEISFLVWQTSMSSALLIFFTLVTGVLLGWFLHANLQHHRVKAAA from the coding sequence ATGAACCTGAAACTGATCCTGGTGCTGACCCTCTCGGTCCTGGCGGTGCTTTTCATCGCCCAGAACGTGGCGATCGTTGAAATTTCGTTTCTCGTCTGGCAGACCTCGATGTCGAGCGCCCTGCTGATCTTTTTTACCCTGGTGACCGGCGTGCTGCTCGGCTGGTTCCTGCACGCCAACCTGCAGCATCACCGGGTCAAAGCAGCCGCCTGA
- a CDS encoding EAL domain-containing response regulator, which translates to MSDLLTTVLLVEDNPGEIGLITGALAGAPGQVFSVATANCQAAAVDRLEKGKIDVVLIDLGLPDGQGMALFERVFMMQPGILIILLCAPADEEIARLAVQRGAEDYFVKGHVDAHWLPRALHYLIERKATREALRESEARFRAMSDASPLGIFVSDAQGDCIYTNAAYHEISGLNLEQTLGTSWSMAIHPDDRQRIVIAWRDAVRGDEAFQAEVRFLRRDGSIVWTRLNAAAMRDGWTLRGRVQIVEDITARKAVEAELKQIQEDLFAEKERAQVTLNSIGDAVLTTNLQANVTYLNLVAEAMTGWSREDALGRPLAEVFRIVDGQSRKVAESPALRAMSEDRVVGLAANSMLIRRDGSEAAIEDSSAPIHNRDGKVAGAVIVFHDVSASRAMAQKMSHLAQHDFLTGLPNRLLLTERLSQAIGQAHRHRKQVGLLFLDLDYFKNINDSLGHLIGDQLLQSVAGRLASCVRNTDTVCRQGGDEFVILLAEIEQPQDAAQIAEKLLASLLTPHLIDGHELHVTLSIGISIYPNDGISADSAMQNADTAMYYAKANGRNNYQFFTSDMNTRAVQRLLVENSLRRALSKGEFELHYQPKMDIASGRMIGSEALLRWKDPKLGMIYPGQFIPVAEECGLIVPIGRWVLREACRQVQAWLAAGQPAVPVSVNISAVEFRHVDFLPSVAAILAETGLPPGYLELELTESILMHEAASSESMLTALKGMGLNLAIDDFGTGYSSLSYLNRFPIDTLKIDQSFLRDIATNADNATIVSAVIGMGQKLKQKVVAEGIETAEQLAFLRDEKCDGGQGFLFSYPVSAENFVALMNS; encoded by the coding sequence ATGAGCGATTTGCTGACGACGGTTCTGCTGGTTGAGGACAACCCGGGCGAAATCGGGCTGATTACCGGTGCCCTGGCCGGGGCGCCCGGGCAGGTGTTTTCTGTCGCGACGGCAAATTGCCAGGCGGCAGCGGTCGACCGCCTGGAAAAGGGCAAAATCGATGTCGTCCTGATTGATCTGGGCTTGCCGGACGGGCAGGGCATGGCCCTCTTCGAGCGCGTCTTCATGATGCAGCCCGGCATCCTGATCATTCTGCTCTGTGCGCCGGCCGACGAAGAAATCGCCCGTCTCGCCGTGCAGCGCGGTGCCGAGGATTATTTCGTCAAGGGCCACGTCGATGCGCACTGGCTGCCGCGTGCCCTGCATTACCTGATCGAACGCAAGGCAACGCGGGAAGCGCTGCGCGAGAGCGAGGCACGCTTTCGCGCGATGAGCGACGCGTCGCCGCTCGGTATTTTCGTGTCCGATGCGCAGGGCGACTGCATCTACACCAATGCCGCTTACCACGAGATATCCGGGCTCAACCTGGAACAGACCCTGGGCACCAGCTGGAGCATGGCGATTCACCCGGACGACAGGCAACGCATTGTCATCGCCTGGCGCGATGCGGTGCGCGGCGACGAAGCCTTCCAGGCCGAGGTGCGCTTTTTGCGCCGTGATGGCAGCATCGTCTGGACGCGCCTGAATGCGGCGGCGATGCGCGATGGCTGGACCTTGCGCGGGCGCGTCCAGATCGTCGAGGACATCACCGCCCGCAAGGCCGTCGAAGCCGAGTTGAAACAGATACAGGAAGACCTGTTCGCGGAGAAGGAGCGTGCCCAGGTGACGCTCAACTCGATCGGCGATGCCGTGCTGACGACCAATCTGCAGGCCAATGTGACCTATCTCAATCTGGTCGCCGAGGCGATGACTGGCTGGTCGCGCGAGGATGCGCTGGGCCGGCCGCTCGCCGAGGTCTTCCGGATCGTTGACGGGCAGAGCCGGAAAGTGGCAGAGAGTCCGGCCCTGCGGGCGATGAGCGAGGACCGGGTGGTCGGGCTGGCTGCCAACAGCATGCTGATCCGGCGCGATGGCAGCGAAGCGGCGATCGAGGATTCCTCGGCGCCGATTCATAACCGCGACGGCAAGGTGGCCGGTGCGGTGATCGTCTTTCACGATGTCAGCGCCTCGCGGGCGATGGCGCAGAAAATGTCGCATCTTGCCCAGCACGATTTCCTGACCGGCCTGCCGAACCGGCTGCTGCTCACCGAGCGGCTGTCGCAGGCGATCGGCCAGGCGCACCGTCACCGCAAGCAGGTCGGGCTGCTTTTTCTCGATCTCGACTATTTCAAGAACATCAACGACTCGCTCGGGCACCTCATCGGCGACCAGTTGCTGCAATCGGTGGCCGGGCGCCTCGCCAGCTGCGTGCGCAATACCGATACGGTCTGCCGCCAGGGCGGCGACGAGTTCGTCATCCTGCTCGCCGAGATCGAACAGCCGCAGGACGCGGCGCAGATTGCCGAAAAGTTGCTTGCCTCGCTGCTCACGCCGCATCTGATCGATGGCCACGAACTGCATGTGACCCTGAGCATCGGCATCAGCATCTACCCGAACGACGGCATCAGCGCCGACAGCGCCATGCAGAACGCCGATACCGCGATGTATTACGCCAAGGCCAATGGCCGCAACAATTACCAGTTTTTCACCAGCGACATGAATACCCGCGCCGTGCAGCGCCTGCTCGTCGAGAACAGCCTGCGCCGTGCCTTGAGCAAAGGCGAGTTCGAACTGCACTACCAGCCGAAGATGGACATCGCCTCCGGCCGGATGATCGGCAGCGAGGCGCTGCTGCGCTGGAAGGACCCGAAGCTCGGCATGATCTATCCCGGCCAGTTCATCCCGGTTGCCGAAGAATGCGGTCTGATCGTGCCGATCGGGCGCTGGGTCTTGCGCGAGGCCTGTCGCCAGGTACAGGCCTGGCTGGCAGCCGGTCAGCCAGCGGTGCCGGTGTCAGTCAATATTTCGGCGGTGGAGTTTCGCCATGTCGATTTTCTGCCGAGCGTTGCCGCGATTCTTGCGGAAACCGGCCTGCCACCGGGCTATCTCGAACTGGAACTGACTGAAAGCATCCTGATGCACGAGGCGGCATCGTCGGAGTCGATGCTGACCGCACTCAAGGGCATGGGGCTGAATCTGGCGATCGACGATTTCGGGACCGGCTATTCCAGCCTCAGCTACCTGAACCGCTTTCCGATCGATACGCTGAAGATCGACCAGTCCTTCCTGCGCGATATCGCGACCAACGCTGACAACGCCACCATTGTCAGCGCGGTGATCGGCATGGGGCAAAAGTTGAAGCAGAAGGTGGTCGCCGAAGGGATAGAAACGGCCGAACAACTGGCTTTCTTGCGCGATGAGAAATGTGATGGCGGGCAGGGCTTCCTGTTCAGCTACCCGGTGTCGGCGGAGAATTTTGTTGCCTTGATGAATAGTTAA